The proteins below come from a single Comamonas antarctica genomic window:
- the rsmG gene encoding 16S rRNA (guanine(527)-N(7))-methyltransferase RsmG: MSATLRPTLEQGIAQLGLALTPAQVDLLLEFLALLQKWNKVYNLTAVRDPQEMLTHHLLDSLAAVAPLQQHVQTLPRAEGQLIPLLDVGSGGGLPGVVFAICCPEVDVSCVDTVAKKAAFIQQAAVSLKLRNLHGIHARVESLTRAHAVVSCRAFASLPDFTSWSRPALADDGVWFAMKGKYPADEIAALPADVDVFHVEQLQVPALDAERCIVWMRKL; the protein is encoded by the coding sequence ATGAGCGCCACGCTGCGACCCACGCTGGAGCAGGGCATCGCGCAACTGGGCCTGGCGCTGACACCGGCCCAGGTCGATCTGCTGCTGGAGTTCCTGGCGCTGCTGCAGAAGTGGAACAAGGTCTACAACCTCACGGCCGTGCGCGATCCGCAGGAGATGCTGACCCATCACCTGCTCGACAGCCTGGCCGCTGTCGCGCCGCTGCAGCAGCATGTGCAGACCCTGCCGCGCGCCGAAGGCCAGCTGATTCCGCTGCTCGACGTCGGCTCGGGCGGCGGCCTGCCCGGCGTGGTGTTTGCGATCTGCTGCCCCGAGGTCGATGTGAGCTGCGTCGACACCGTGGCCAAGAAGGCCGCGTTCATCCAGCAGGCCGCGGTGAGCCTGAAGCTGCGCAACCTGCATGGCATCCATGCGCGCGTCGAATCGCTGACCCGGGCGCATGCCGTGGTCAGCTGCCGCGCGTTCGCCTCGCTGCCCGACTTCACCAGCTGGTCGCGCCCGGCCTTGGCCGATGACGGCGTCTGGTTCGCGATGAAGGGCAAATACCCGGCTGACGAGATTGCCGCGCTGCCCGCCGATGTGGACGTGTTCCACGTGGAACAGCTGCAGGTTCCGGCGCTCGATGCCGAGCGCTGCATCGTCTGGATGCGCAAGCTTTGA